One genomic segment of Pedobacter endophyticus includes these proteins:
- a CDS encoding L,D-transpeptidase family protein yields MKKVLLFIFPLLVFCSLFKTAEADSINKKAHHLKDSILVTAFHTDSVHVEEFIKKNPFGPVVADQIRQFYKTRDYQNAWITEDGLSEHAQIFLNLYDQYRLYSADSSFKNVHLASQLELLQSEGMSIDSLKTYEQLELKLTVFFIHFIKRAYAGKVDPEKFQWHIPRKKIEVARLLNELVLSKDLILDSWLPISEEYKAMRDHVLRLKCIPQEKWTNISLLEGKNIKQGDTSKSVKAIKNRLLLLGDLTIGDTTEIYTNQLLNAVKGFQVRHGLTMDGIIGPNFLEALNMPIQKKIEQMLINMERMRWMPKYEARKRVVVNIPEFRLHVYEGNKDILSMDVVVGKAATRTVIFSDQIKHVVFSPYWNLPQSIVKNEVLPGLESNPNYLIDHNMELRGQRNGLPIIRQKPGPSNALGRVKFIFPNKYSIYLHDTPSKQLFQRTTRAFSHGCIRVEDPSAFAANLLFQKKEWTSKKIKDAMSSNLELWVNLDSPVPVYITYFTSWIDSSGKLNFRKDIYGHDKRLASHLFEH; encoded by the coding sequence ATGAAAAAAGTACTTCTTTTTATTTTTCCTCTTCTGGTTTTCTGCTCTTTATTTAAAACTGCAGAAGCAGATTCCATAAACAAAAAAGCGCATCATTTGAAAGATTCAATTTTGGTTACCGCTTTTCACACTGACAGTGTTCATGTAGAGGAGTTTATCAAAAAAAATCCGTTTGGACCTGTCGTTGCGGATCAGATCAGGCAGTTTTACAAAACACGCGACTACCAGAACGCATGGATAACCGAAGATGGTCTTTCAGAACATGCGCAGATCTTTTTGAATTTGTACGATCAATACCGGTTATACTCGGCAGATTCCTCCTTCAAAAATGTACACCTCGCTTCTCAACTTGAGCTACTACAAAGTGAGGGAATGAGCATCGATTCCCTCAAAACTTATGAACAACTTGAACTAAAACTCACTGTTTTTTTTATACATTTTATAAAGCGAGCCTATGCAGGTAAAGTTGATCCTGAAAAATTTCAATGGCATATCCCTAGAAAAAAAATTGAAGTAGCTAGACTTTTGAATGAACTTGTTTTATCCAAAGACTTAATCCTCGATTCCTGGTTACCTATTAGTGAAGAATACAAAGCCATGAGGGATCATGTACTGCGGTTAAAATGCATTCCACAAGAAAAATGGACAAATATTTCGCTGTTGGAAGGGAAAAATATAAAACAAGGGGATACTTCCAAAAGTGTTAAGGCTATAAAAAACAGATTGTTACTACTTGGCGATCTGACAATAGGGGATACGACAGAGATCTATACAAATCAATTGTTAAATGCTGTAAAAGGCTTTCAAGTCCGGCATGGATTGACCATGGATGGGATCATAGGACCTAATTTTCTGGAAGCGCTAAATATGCCTATTCAAAAAAAAATAGAACAAATGCTGATTAACATGGAAAGGATGCGTTGGATGCCTAAATATGAAGCACGCAAAAGAGTTGTCGTAAATATACCAGAGTTTAGGTTACACGTGTATGAAGGGAATAAGGATATACTAAGCATGGATGTGGTAGTAGGCAAAGCAGCAACCAGAACAGTAATCTTTTCAGATCAGATCAAGCATGTTGTGTTTAGTCCTTACTGGAACCTACCACAAAGCATTGTTAAGAATGAAGTGCTTCCCGGATTAGAAAGCAATCCAAACTATTTGATCGACCACAACATGGAGCTTCGTGGCCAGCGAAATGGATTACCAATTATTCGACAAAAACCTGGACCCAGCAATGCGCTTGGAAGAGTTAAATTTATTTTCCCCAACAAATACAGTATCTATTTACATGACACCCCATCCAAACAATTATTCCAGCGAACAACCAGAGCGTTTAGCCATGGCTGCATCCGAGTAGAAGATCCCTCTGCATTCGCTGCAAATCTTCTCTTCCAAAAGAAAGAATGGACTTCAAAAAAAATAAAAGACGCAATGTCTTCGAATTTAGAACTATGGGTCAATTTGGATAGTCCTGTGCCAGTATATATAACGTATTTTACTTCCTGGATAGATTCATCAGGTAAACTGAATTTTAGAAAGGACATTTATGGACACGATAAAAGACTTGCGTCCCATTTGTTTGAGCACTGA
- a CDS encoding cation:proton antiporter, protein MDGIQLISLIIALSAGLAFINIRYLKLPSTIGIMVLSLLLSLVLLVVGASSSLGSFVKDMMAQIDFSGFLLDFMLGFLLFAGALHTDVKKLRKAKWPILTYATVGILISTFLVATGIYLLLPFLYQPVEFIYCLLFGALISPTDPIAVLSILKKAGISESIETKITGESLFNDGVGVVVFLTLFSVANKGFSEVSTSDILVLLTEEIVGGIVLGLALGYIGFLMLKKIDHYQTEVLITLAMVMGGISLAPLFHFSGPLAMVIAGLFIGNKGALEAMSEQTSDYVHKFWEMVDEIFNAILFVVIGLELLIIPFEISFLYVGLVSIIIVILSRFISLITPSYLFRLEYEFPKKTFLIMTWGGLRGGISIALALSLTVGMERNLIVCVTYIVVLFSIIVQGLSLERIVKKLN, encoded by the coding sequence ATGGATGGAATACAATTAATATCTCTCATCATTGCATTATCTGCAGGCTTGGCTTTCATTAATATTCGATACCTTAAGCTACCTTCAACAATAGGAATTATGGTATTGTCTTTACTGTTGTCACTAGTACTTTTAGTTGTGGGAGCTTCATCTTCACTAGGAAGTTTTGTAAAAGATATGATGGCCCAAATTGATTTTTCAGGCTTCCTGCTCGATTTTATGCTTGGGTTTTTATTGTTTGCCGGAGCATTGCACACTGATGTGAAAAAGCTTCGTAAAGCAAAATGGCCGATTCTGACCTATGCTACCGTAGGAATATTGATTTCTACTTTTTTAGTCGCTACTGGAATCTATTTGTTGCTGCCGTTTTTATATCAGCCAGTTGAATTTATTTATTGCTTACTTTTTGGTGCGCTTATTTCTCCAACTGATCCAATTGCGGTTTTATCAATTTTAAAAAAGGCAGGCATTTCAGAATCTATTGAAACCAAGATAACTGGTGAATCTTTATTTAATGATGGTGTAGGCGTGGTTGTCTTTTTAACCCTTTTTAGTGTTGCAAATAAAGGCTTCTCTGAAGTATCTACCTCTGATATATTGGTACTTTTGACTGAAGAAATTGTAGGTGGCATCGTATTAGGGTTAGCACTAGGTTATATAGGGTTTCTTATGCTCAAAAAAATAGACCATTATCAGACTGAAGTTTTAATAACCCTGGCTATGGTTATGGGTGGAATTTCCCTGGCTCCTTTATTTCACTTTTCTGGGCCCCTGGCTATGGTGATAGCGGGTTTATTTATTGGCAATAAAGGAGCTTTGGAGGCCATGTCAGAGCAGACAAGTGACTATGTTCATAAATTCTGGGAAATGGTAGATGAGATTTTCAATGCAATTCTATTTGTAGTTATTGGGTTGGAACTTCTTATCATACCTTTTGAGATATCGTTTCTATATGTAGGTTTAGTTTCAATTATTATCGTAATTCTCAGTCGTTTTATATCATTGATTACTCCGTCATACCTTTTTAGGCTGGAATACGAATTTCCAAAAAAGACATTTCTTATTATGACCTGGGGCGGCTTACGGGGCGGGATATCAATTGCCTTAGCATTATCATTAACAGTCGGAATGGAAAGAAATTTGATTGTTTGCGTGACCTACATAGTGGTTTTGTTCTCGATTATCGTGCAGGGACTTAGTTTAGAGCGGATAGTGAAAAAGCTTAATTAG
- a CDS encoding Crp/Fnr family transcriptional regulator, with translation MGIEKFVRFVKGVVAIDEQDLQLVQSKCRQKVVPKGKLLLKCGQVANQYYFIVSGGLRFYDASGEQENTTWVCFKDEFFTEISSLHPQKPTRFNIEAIEETKLIVIDKKDMDFLYAHLSSWEEFGRKIWEATTARMVDQLLNFQTLTAEERYLKFLTNGELGQKIPVKQLAAILGITPNALSRIRKNIR, from the coding sequence ATGGGCATTGAAAAGTTTGTGAGATTTGTTAAGGGTGTGGTTGCCATCGATGAACAGGATTTGCAATTGGTCCAATCAAAATGCAGGCAAAAAGTAGTACCGAAGGGCAAGCTTTTATTAAAATGCGGTCAGGTTGCCAATCAGTATTACTTTATCGTATCTGGCGGACTTCGGTTTTACGATGCGTCGGGTGAACAGGAAAATACGACTTGGGTTTGTTTTAAAGATGAGTTTTTTACTGAAATATCCAGCCTTCATCCGCAAAAACCTACCCGGTTCAACATTGAAGCCATCGAGGAAACGAAACTGATCGTTATCGATAAGAAAGATATGGACTTTCTCTATGCCCACCTAAGCAGTTGGGAAGAATTCGGGCGTAAGATCTGGGAGGCTACAACCGCCAGAATGGTCGATCAGTTATTGAATTTCCAGACCTTGACTGCAGAAGAACGCTATCTTAAGTTTCTTACAAACGGAGAGCTGGGACAAAAAATTCCGGTAAAGCAACTTGCTGCTATCCTGGGTATCACACCCAATGCATTGAGCCGTATCAGAAAAAACATAAGGTAA
- a CDS encoding alpha/beta fold hydrolase gives MTISSGTAQQKFSDDELIQDFRGFSNHYAEVNGVRLHYVDGGSGEAIICLPGWPQTWYSYRNIALEFSNTHRVIVVDIRGMGTSDKPESGYDKKTMAQDINQLIHSLGLKKVTIIGHDIGGMVAMSLAFNHPEVVDKLVIADGLHPNEGMLKMPLLPAPGTFGEKMDANMPYAWWMGFNQVKGLPEKILEGRFRFLIDYVFDYVMIDETKMTEKERSIYAEAYNDAGSIRASNAWYQAFGQDIEDSKNYQQLQMPVLGIGSNVSHQFMQMSMPYVCQNSHLVALSSGGHYMFEETPEQVVEAIYNFLKS, from the coding sequence ATGACAATATCTAGTGGAACAGCACAGCAAAAATTTTCAGATGACGAGCTCATTCAGGATTTTCGGGGATTTAGCAATCATTATGCAGAGGTTAATGGAGTCCGATTGCATTACGTAGATGGGGGCTCCGGTGAAGCGATAATCTGTCTGCCGGGATGGCCCCAGACCTGGTATTCTTACCGAAACATTGCTTTAGAATTTTCAAATACGCATCGGGTTATTGTTGTGGATATTAGGGGGATGGGTACTTCTGATAAGCCTGAAAGCGGTTATGATAAAAAGACAATGGCGCAAGACATTAATCAATTAATACATTCGCTTGGTTTAAAAAAAGTAACTATAATTGGTCATGATATTGGTGGAATGGTTGCAATGAGCCTGGCTTTCAATCACCCGGAAGTTGTTGATAAACTGGTTATAGCAGACGGGTTGCATCCTAACGAGGGCATGCTCAAGATGCCACTGTTACCTGCACCCGGAACTTTTGGTGAAAAAATGGATGCCAATATGCCTTATGCCTGGTGGATGGGTTTTAATCAAGTGAAGGGTTTACCTGAAAAAATTCTGGAAGGGCGTTTCCGGTTTCTGATAGATTATGTTTTTGATTACGTAATGATTGACGAAACCAAAATGACTGAAAAGGAGCGCAGTATTTATGCTGAAGCTTATAACGATGCAGGGAGTATCAGGGCTTCCAATGCATGGTATCAGGCATTTGGCCAGGATATCGAAGATTCGAAAAACTATCAGCAACTTCAAATGCCAGTTTTAGGAATTGGTAGCAATGTCAGTCATCAGTTTATGCAGATGTCGATGCCTTATGTTTGCCAAAACAGCCATTTAGTGGCTCTTTCTTCTGGCGGCCATTATATGTTTGAAGAAACGCCGGAGCAGGTAGTCGAAGCCATTTATAATTTTTTAAAATCATAA
- a CDS encoding NmrA family NAD(P)-binding protein: MNKNILVAGATGHLGSMICKALTEQGANVIALVRKESDAGKKESLAQAGAMVIGVDFNKNAEIAKACEGIDCVVSALAGLAEVIIDTQSALLDGAIAAGVKRFIPSDFCTDYQPLTPGENRNFDLRRAFKNYIDEIDIQATSIFNGAFADILKYNTPILNLKNRSIAYWGDKADWKLDFTTMENTAAFTALVALQDESPRDLHIASFQISPKMLKDSVKAISGQDFNLQKLSDLNEFSANIKKQRSENPSGEQELYAKWQQSQYMYSMFTTQHPMLDNQHYGEIKWTSGDEYLKTFIK, from the coding sequence ATGAATAAAAATATTTTGGTAGCAGGTGCTACTGGTCATCTGGGGTCAATGATTTGTAAAGCTTTGACTGAACAGGGGGCTAATGTCATTGCCCTGGTAAGAAAAGAAAGTGATGCAGGAAAGAAAGAATCGCTTGCGCAAGCAGGTGCCATGGTGATTGGAGTAGATTTTAATAAGAATGCTGAAATCGCAAAAGCCTGTGAGGGGATAGATTGCGTCGTTTCTGCCCTAGCTGGACTTGCTGAGGTGATCATTGATACGCAGAGCGCACTTCTGGATGGTGCTATTGCTGCTGGAGTAAAGCGATTTATTCCTTCTGATTTTTGTACGGATTACCAGCCATTAACACCGGGAGAAAACAGAAACTTTGATCTTCGGAGAGCTTTTAAAAATTATATCGATGAAATTGACATCCAGGCCACTTCCATTTTTAACGGCGCCTTTGCTGATATACTGAAATACAATACCCCGATTTTAAACCTTAAAAATAGATCTATTGCCTATTGGGGTGATAAAGCGGACTGGAAACTGGATTTCACAACAATGGAAAACACAGCAGCATTTACTGCTTTGGTAGCTTTGCAGGATGAGAGTCCAAGAGATTTACATATCGCAAGTTTTCAAATCAGTCCGAAAATGTTGAAAGATAGTGTTAAGGCGATTAGTGGACAGGATTTTAACTTGCAAAAGTTGTCGGACTTGAATGAATTTTCAGCAAACATAAAAAAACAGAGGTCAGAAAATCCTTCCGGTGAGCAGGAGTTGTATGCCAAATGGCAACAATCACAATACATGTACTCGATGTTCACTACGCAACATCCAATGCTGGATAATCAACATTATGGCGAGATAAAATGGACTTCCGGGGATGAATATCTGAAAACATTTATAAAGTAA
- a CDS encoding VOC family protein has product MKKVTGIGGIFFKCKDPKAINAWYKLHLGFDTTPYGTSFKWRDAEDSTKEGLTQWNPFPQDTKYFAPSEKDFMINYRVENLEELVEALKKENVTIVDKIESFDYGKFVHILDPEGNKIQLWEPKD; this is encoded by the coding sequence ATGAAAAAAGTAACCGGTATCGGGGGTATCTTCTTTAAATGTAAAGACCCGAAAGCAATCAATGCATGGTATAAATTACACTTGGGTTTCGATACAACCCCTTACGGGACGAGTTTTAAGTGGCGGGATGCTGAGGATAGCACAAAAGAGGGCCTCACGCAATGGAACCCGTTCCCGCAGGACACAAAATATTTCGCGCCGTCGGAAAAAGACTTTATGATTAATTACAGGGTTGAGAATCTGGAAGAACTGGTTGAAGCGCTAAAGAAGGAAAATGTAACCATTGTCGATAAAATAGAAAGTTTCGATTACGGTAAATTCGTCCATATTTTAGATCCCGAAGGAAACAAAATCCAGCTTTGGGAGCCTAAAGATTGA
- a CDS encoding AraC family transcriptional regulator, translated as MMGETVKAFTSRMRNEKAARLLKFSKKPIAEIAIECGFSSSTTLSRLFKQYFEVSPSGYRKGEKIKNSKICKDLQPIIEYHCEWKQQEPEQLFPVEIKQLKERRIAYIRVSDAFREGVVISAFAKLVSWAKQQNLYESETIFGMSKDDPEVTPKEKYRYEACITLPENFKMNSGSPVQHTVLPACKYAFIRVSGDINLVAKGINYLFDNWLINSNYECETQPGIEVFLDKENICNWSHFDLDIGIPVKAIKKLKAK; from the coding sequence ATGATGGGCGAAACGGTTAAAGCATTCACTAGCAGGATGCGTAACGAAAAAGCTGCGCGTCTGCTTAAATTTTCAAAAAAACCAATCGCGGAAATCGCAATTGAATGCGGTTTTTCTTCCAGTACGACATTGTCACGCTTGTTTAAACAATACTTCGAGGTTTCGCCCAGCGGATACCGGAAAGGCGAAAAAATAAAAAACAGCAAGATTTGCAAAGATTTACAGCCAATAATTGAATATCATTGTGAATGGAAGCAGCAAGAACCGGAACAGCTTTTTCCTGTTGAGATCAAGCAGCTGAAGGAAAGAAGGATTGCATATATCAGGGTGAGCGATGCATTTAGGGAAGGCGTAGTTATTTCGGCATTTGCAAAACTTGTTAGCTGGGCAAAGCAACAAAACCTTTATGAATCGGAGACCATTTTTGGTATGTCAAAAGATGATCCGGAAGTAACACCAAAAGAGAAATATAGGTATGAGGCCTGCATTACCCTACCTGAAAATTTCAAGATGAACTCAGGTAGTCCCGTTCAACATACAGTTCTGCCGGCTTGTAAATATGCATTTATCAGGGTATCCGGCGATATCAATCTGGTTGCGAAGGGGATAAATTATCTTTTTGATAATTGGCTGATTAATAGCAATTATGAATGTGAAACGCAACCGGGAATAGAGGTGTTTTTAGATAAGGAAAATATATGTAACTGGAGTCATTTCGATTTGGATATTGGCATTCCCGTTAAAGCAATAAAAAAATTAAAGGCAAAATGA
- a CDS encoding alkene reductase: MKLLEEIQLGSLTLKNKMAMSAMTRSRADNNGVVGDMTVEYYTQRASAGLIFTEAIRISDEATGSPLTPGIFRNEQIEAWKKVTKAVHDHGGIIIAQLWHTGRVGHSIDRNGKLPLAPSKVAIQGMQHFTSQGLKNYETPQEINIAEIEQTIKDYGQAAKNAIEAGFDGVELHAANGYLPSQFLAESSNQRTDKYGGSIPNKTRFVIEVMQELINAVGGEKVGIKISPFHPYGDMILDNPLGTYTHLIDELNKLDFAYVELMRRSPYFPSPSHYPANDEIELFGSMIQQTVIANAGYDRASAEAELENGVAGLVSFGSLFLANPDLPKRFEKNTALNEPDRATMFGGAEQGYTDYPFLKE, translated from the coding sequence ATGAAATTATTAGAAGAAATACAATTAGGAAGTCTAACATTAAAGAACAAAATGGCAATGTCTGCAATGACAAGAAGCCGTGCTGATAATAACGGTGTTGTAGGTGATATGACCGTTGAGTATTATACGCAAAGAGCCAGCGCAGGCCTGATATTTACCGAAGCCATCAGGATAAGCGATGAAGCAACCGGCAGCCCGCTTACACCCGGCATCTTCAGGAACGAACAGATTGAAGCCTGGAAAAAGGTTACTAAGGCTGTACACGATCATGGAGGCATAATTATCGCACAGCTCTGGCATACAGGCCGTGTAGGGCATTCTATTGACAGAAATGGCAAATTACCGCTTGCTCCCTCCAAGGTTGCTATACAAGGGATGCAACATTTTACATCGCAAGGTTTAAAAAATTACGAAACGCCTCAGGAAATTAACATTGCGGAGATAGAGCAAACTATAAAAGATTATGGGCAGGCTGCTAAAAATGCCATCGAAGCCGGTTTTGATGGGGTTGAACTTCATGCTGCAAATGGTTACCTGCCAAGTCAGTTTTTGGCAGAGAGTTCAAATCAAAGAACAGATAAGTACGGTGGCAGCATCCCTAATAAGACACGTTTTGTTATTGAAGTCATGCAGGAACTGATCAATGCCGTAGGTGGGGAAAAAGTTGGAATTAAGATTTCACCTTTCCATCCTTATGGTGATATGATTTTAGATAATCCCTTAGGCACTTACACTCACCTGATTGACGAACTCAACAAATTAGATTTTGCCTACGTCGAGTTAATGAGGCGGAGCCCTTATTTCCCTTCTCCTTCCCACTATCCGGCAAATGATGAGATCGAATTATTTGGCAGTATGATCCAGCAAACGGTCATTGCAAACGCAGGCTACGATAGAGCCTCGGCAGAAGCAGAACTTGAAAATGGTGTAGCTGGACTAGTTTCCTTCGGCTCGCTGTTTCTGGCAAATCCCGATCTGCCAAAACGGTTTGAAAAAAACACTGCACTTAACGAACCGGACAGGGCAACTATGTTTGGTGGCGCAGAACAAGGCTACACAGATTATCCATTTCTCAAAGAATAG
- a CDS encoding NmrA family NAD(P)-binding protein codes for MKKKIVILGATGTVGNKISENLINEGHHVILIARHIEKLERYRSLGAEIIAGDITDVETLTSAFANADGAFILLPDNVKAENTRAYQRDVTSRLIEAIEKSGIKYIVNMSSVGSHMHEGNGIMGGTGEQEVRLNQLQDVNVLHIRSAYFMENFLRTIGLVKLKGINGTAAVGDHAIPMVATQDVAKVAAAHLANLNFTGKSVHAVMGPRDYTYREFTNIVGSAIGNPELPYVQIPVEQAKQVFLENGFSEDFVNNLLDMAIAIKAGMMNYQKRDHSTTTPTTAEDFVAEVYLPLYNKQ; via the coding sequence ATGAAAAAGAAAATAGTAATACTCGGTGCGACTGGAACTGTGGGTAATAAAATTTCAGAAAACCTTATCAATGAAGGTCATCATGTAATACTGATAGCTAGACATATTGAAAAGTTAGAAAGATATCGCAGTCTTGGTGCAGAAATAATTGCAGGAGACATCACCGATGTTGAAACGCTGACAAGTGCCTTTGCTAACGCCGATGGCGCCTTTATATTATTACCTGATAACGTAAAAGCCGAAAACACCAGAGCGTACCAACGGGATGTAACAAGCAGGTTAATAGAAGCCATCGAAAAGTCTGGCATTAAATACATTGTAAACATGAGTAGTGTAGGCTCTCATATGCACGAAGGAAATGGCATAATGGGTGGCACTGGTGAACAAGAAGTGAGGTTAAATCAATTACAGGATGTAAATGTGTTACATATCCGTTCTGCCTACTTCATGGAAAACTTTTTAAGAACCATCGGCTTGGTGAAATTAAAAGGAATTAACGGAACAGCAGCCGTTGGTGACCATGCTATCCCCATGGTGGCAACTCAGGATGTGGCTAAAGTGGCAGCGGCACATTTAGCAAACCTAAACTTCACAGGTAAAAGTGTGCATGCTGTAATGGGGCCAAGGGATTATACCTATAGAGAATTCACCAATATCGTTGGTAGCGCCATAGGGAATCCTGAATTACCTTACGTGCAAATTCCCGTAGAGCAGGCAAAACAGGTGTTCTTAGAGAATGGTTTTTCAGAAGATTTTGTGAATAATTTATTAGACATGGCGATTGCTATTAAAGCCGGAATGATGAATTATCAAAAAAGAGATCATTCAACTACAACCCCTACAACAGCAGAAGATTTTGTAGCTGAGGTTTACTTGCCACTCTACAATAAGCAATAA
- a CDS encoding NAD(P)H-binding protein has translation MKKKIVILGATGTVGNKISENLINEGHHVILIARHIEKLERYRSLGAEIIAGDITDVETLTSAFANADGAFILLPDNVKAENTRAYQRDVTSRLIEAIEKSGSNNQWRKIVGKGDDYPLQINSNTRLMDLRLEKDTEIILPESPAENAAFLFYVFDGKININGTMSLVTGESVLVEIENPTFQATETSDIVLFITQTNAVHFDGGMYSCNLQ, from the coding sequence ATGAAAAAGAAAATAGTAATACTCGGTGCGACTGGAACTGTGGGTAATAAAATTTCAGAAAACCTTATCAATGAAGGTCATCATGTAATACTGATAGCTAGACATATTGAAAAGTTAGAAAGATATCGCAGTCTTGGTGCAGAAATAATTGCAGGAGACATCACCGATGTTGAAACGCTGACAAGTGCCTTTGCTAACGCCGATGGCGCCTTTATATTATTACCTGATAACGTAAAAGCCGAAAACACCAGAGCGTACCAACGGGATGTAACAAGCAGGTTAATAGAAGCCATCGAAAAGTCTGGCAGTAACAATCAATGGCGAAAAATAGTTGGAAAAGGCGACGATTACCCGCTGCAAATAAATAGCAATACAAGGTTAATGGATCTGCGATTAGAAAAAGATACAGAAATCATCCTACCCGAATCTCCAGCTGAAAATGCTGCCTTCCTGTTTTATGTATTTGACGGAAAAATAAACATCAATGGTACTATGTCGCTTGTCACTGGAGAAAGTGTGTTGGTTGAAATAGAAAACCCAACATTCCAAGCAACTGAAACTTCTGACATTGTACTGTTTATCACGCAAACAAACGCAGTCCATTTTGACGGTGGAATGTATAGTTGTAATCTCCAATAA
- a CDS encoding pirin family protein, with translation MLTKIDNTIKYGKQRDGFGIQILYPGLIQPELKDTGFSTIGRIDHARITPETLIPMHPHREDEIITYLRRGEVKHPDSEKHTDTISNRRVMVINAGANFYHEEKVLEHGGVLEGLEIFIRPETMGLIPQVQFHQLAETYSNNQWRKIVGKGDDYPLQINSNTRLMDLRLEKDTEIILPESPAENAAFLFYVFDGKININGTMSLVTGESVLVEIENPTFQATETSDIVLFITQTNAVHFDGGMYSCNLQ, from the coding sequence ATGTTAACAAAAATAGACAATACAATTAAATATGGTAAGCAGCGTGACGGATTTGGAATACAAATTTTATATCCAGGGCTTATCCAGCCTGAATTGAAAGATACAGGATTTTCCACAATAGGTAGAATAGATCATGCCCGGATTACACCAGAGACGTTGATCCCAATGCATCCGCACAGGGAAGATGAGATTATCACCTACTTAAGAAGAGGCGAAGTCAAACATCCCGATTCTGAAAAGCATACAGACACCATCTCAAACCGCAGAGTGATGGTAATCAATGCCGGGGCAAACTTTTATCACGAAGAAAAAGTGTTAGAACATGGTGGTGTTTTAGAAGGATTAGAAATATTCATCAGGCCAGAAACCATGGGTCTGATTCCACAAGTTCAATTTCATCAATTAGCCGAAACTTACAGTAACAATCAATGGCGAAAAATAGTTGGAAAAGGCGACGATTACCCGCTGCAAATAAATAGCAATACAAGGTTAATGGATCTGCGATTAGAAAAAGATACAGAAATCATCCTACCCGAATCTCCAGCTGAAAATGCTGCCTTCCTGTTTTATGTATTTGACGGAAAAATAAACATCAATGGTACTATGTCGCTTGTCACTGGAGAAAGTGTGTTGGTTGAAATAGAAAACCCAACATTCCAAGCAACTGAAACTTCTGACATTGTACTGTTTATCACGCAAACAAACGCAGTCCATTTTGACGGTGGAATGTATAGTTGTAATCTCCAATAA
- a CDS encoding NAD(P)-dependent alcohol dehydrogenase, producing MKALAYNEFGTTAVLQTVELPKPTVKADEVLVKLKAFSINPMDWKIRKGEMKLMSGSKFPKLTGTDFAGIIEETGTSVTGLKKGDEVFGVVKNMKVGASAEYVAVTASLVWKKPSSISFTQAASIPVAGIAAVTSIQKMGKIDSQTTILINGATGGFGMFLLQLLRQQGANVTAVSSPKGLAYAKEWGADTVIDYTKENVLTEKVSYDIVIDLSGKMGYKNAKRIMNAKAIFLNPTPKTIEIPLSFFANLFTAKKHIVILSSPSTKYTDVLLNEVENGLQIEVNKAFPFTQYREAYDYAEQGGYIGKVAVEIN from the coding sequence ATGAAAGCACTAGCATACAACGAATTCGGAACCACAGCTGTTTTACAAACTGTTGAACTGCCAAAACCCACTGTTAAAGCAGATGAAGTACTGGTTAAATTAAAAGCCTTTTCCATCAATCCTATGGATTGGAAAATCAGGAAAGGAGAAATGAAATTAATGTCCGGCTCAAAGTTTCCGAAGCTGACAGGGACAGACTTCGCAGGTATCATTGAAGAAACCGGGACTTCTGTGACCGGCCTGAAAAAAGGCGACGAGGTTTTTGGAGTAGTCAAAAATATGAAAGTGGGTGCTTCAGCCGAGTATGTCGCAGTAACCGCTTCATTGGTCTGGAAAAAGCCCTCCAGTATCAGCTTTACCCAGGCGGCATCTATTCCGGTAGCAGGCATTGCGGCAGTTACATCAATACAAAAAATGGGTAAAATCGACTCGCAGACTACCATCTTGATAAATGGGGCGACCGGAGGTTTCGGTATGTTTTTACTTCAATTGTTAAGACAACAGGGTGCTAATGTAACAGCAGTTTCAAGCCCAAAGGGATTAGCCTATGCAAAAGAATGGGGAGCAGATACGGTAATAGATTATACCAAAGAGAATGTGCTAACTGAGAAAGTTTCTTATGATATCGTTATTGATCTGTCGGGCAAAATGGGTTACAAAAATGCCAAACGCATCATGAATGCTAAGGCCATATTTCTAAACCCAACACCAAAGACGATTGAAATCCCTCTCTCATTTTTCGCCAACCTCTTCACTGCCAAAAAGCACATTGTAATACTTTCCAGCCCATCCACCAAATACACGGATGTTCTACTAAACGAGGTCGAGAATGGATTACAGATCGAAGTTAACAAAGCATTTCCATTTACCCAATACAGGGAAGCATACGACTATGCCGAACAGGGCGGATACATCGGAAAAGTTGCCGTAGAAATTAATTGA